TGCTAGGGTAAAATCATGTGAGAAGCACATAGGAATTGTCTGCCCACATATAAGCATGGTCTTTTTTGACAAAGCGATCGAGTTTACAAGATCTTCTTAAAGTGGTAAGTGTAACAAATATATATGtaagaaaatttttataatataatgtaTTCATGGGTGAaatcagaaaattattttagggagttaaaattaaattataatttttataatagaagatatataattttattattttaaaaattatatttttataatttttaaaaaattaaattaaatttttatatttttaaaagggtcaaaatataattttaactttattaatttaaaattttaaaaattttaattttttttattttaggatgCCAgctaggggtgtgcataattcgggtaaaatcgaaaaaattcggttaaccgaccgaattcggttaatcggtcggttaaccgaattttttcggtcgggggtcggttaatttttttatgatttttcggttaacggttaattcggttcgaaaccggtcggttaaccgaaaattttcggttaaccgaaaaaattaataaataaaattatccaacccaacccaaactcaattacccaacccaataaaactaaaactaaagtttacccaattacccaatcaaataaaactaaaactaaaagacaacccaatttactaaagtctaaaacccaatttactttaataatttataaattttttaaattttaaaaataaaaataaaaaaaattcgggtatttttcggtaattcggttaattcggttaattcgggtaattcgggtaattcgggtaatttttaaccaaaaataaaaaatacataattttcggttaattcggttaaccgaccttattaaccgaaaaaatttcggttcggttaaattttttttaaaaaaaatcggttcgattaacggttaaaatttttggaaggtcggttaattcggttatagtaatttcgggtcggttaaccggtcggttaagcgaatgaacacccctaatgCCAGCCCCTGTCAGTACCCCTAATTTTGCCACGGGATGTTTTGGTATATCCGatattttaaatacaattatttgtaaaaaagaaaaaaaaagtaacataATAGAAGAAAAAGGATTACCAAGTCATTGCAATATGCAATTTTCATTCTTCCTTTTCTggtatttaattttgttttcagaACTTACATACATGAACATGAACAGTAGTTTCTagatcccaatacaaaacattaggattttagaataaaacgaaaaagaaaaatgaagtacCTGACAGAGAATTTGATTACActgtaaaaaggaaaaagaaaagcttGATCTGTACcccatgtatgcatgtatgtaccTTTATCTCTCGGAAGTTGCTTGGTTTTCAATTCAAGCAACATGAATGAATCTTGATTCTTGAATACAAATTATTATCTGTATGAACATATTTTTGTGTATTATGTGCAGTCTTTAGTTTGGTTTTTGGATCAATTTCTATGGCAGTCCTTCAATATTCTTCAGCTTCACACAATCATCTTCCTCTGCAATTTCAATCCCGTAAGAACATTTACCTTCCTGGTTGGTTTTGCAGCTATTGAAGAAGAAGCAACTCACAACAGTATCAAGAACAACGATTATGGAATATAAAAAAGCAATGAAAATCGCTTCCAAAGCCATTGAAAAGCAGTTGAAATCACCACCATTACTATAAGCTCTCACAACACGGTAATGGAACAGTGCTTCAATGGCTGCCATGGTTAGATTCAGAGGTAAAGCCAATGTCAAAGCGGTTGAAGTTCTTCCTTTTATAAGAACACAAACTTTTAGAATGGACAAATATCCACCAGATCCTTGGATTCCAGATGAAACCAAtgcaaaattggaaattaaaatggTATTGGCCACAAGAACCGAATAAAGAACAGCCCCAAAAGCTGACATCAAAAGAATCCaatttggggatgaaaatcccaaCCCATCAAGGAAATTGAACCCAAACAACAAAACAGAGAAAGCTGTGGCGTTGGCTGAGATGATTAAGAAGAAATTGCAGATTAGAGTTTCGAGGAGAGGTTTGTAAAGTGAAAGAACCCAAGAGAAAGAAGGTTGTTTGAAGCTTTTCCCATGGCGAAAACAACTGATTACGGAGGCTTTGGATAAGAGGAAGAAAGAGAAGGTGAAAGGGAGTGCAAAGACAGAGAAACAGATGGTTTGGGAAAGTTTGGAACTGAGAAATGTAAAGGAATCTGATGAATAAGGGAACCCAGAGGCCTGGAAAACAACACTGAGACGGCCATGGATTGATTGaaacaaggaagaagatggaaCAAAGATTTGGGAGAGAAGAAGAGAAAGTGAGTAAGGGAAAGCAAGAAGTGCAGGAGTTAAAGTGAAATAATGATAATTTTGAAGGAATGTGAAGATTGATCTTCTCATAATCTTGGTTGATTTCTCCATTTGAATGATGAGGGATGAAGAAAACATGAAAGTATATGCAAACGTAGCCTCAACTATGCCCCCTTTTATTCAAGTTGGGTGTTAATAGAAATGAATAAGATTGGCCAACCCCTAAACACCAAATCAATTTGTAGAGGGGGAgagacattattattattattattattattatagaggGTAAGTTGTTTGGACATTGTTTATAACAATGAGATTCTTTGGACTCATTGGGTTTTATTTTTTACCTTTGTAATCTCAATCACCTAATAAAACAACTcatgtgaaaaaaaataaaatataaaaatttggttGAAATTAGAAGTTTTCATGGGACCTTTTTTTAATTGCAAGTTTAACTTGATTTCATTTTATCAGAAACATCACATGTTTGATTGACTATTTttcttaatataaaattaatcttAAATTATACGTACCATTCATAAATATTTGTGGGGcgttgataatatatatataaccaaatcaaatgtaaacatatatatatatatagcttggTTTTTACTCCCTTGTTAAAGAAAAAGTGTTGACTGCTTATTTAAAACTCATCACTCTATGCATCAATGCAAGTCTTCTTCTTATTTATACAATCTTCAATCATATGATATTTCATTCCTTTCATGTGCTCTCAATTCCTCAATCAACCAATAATTTCTTAACAATTATTAAGATttctgccattttcaaaattaataaaaaaaatattaagcaaatataaatttgtcaaataTAGGAAAGGGTTTGAgaaatttaaagtaataaaaagtaGTACCTTACTTTAGGAAGATTAATTATTGGTTTGGTTCTATAGATTGTGTCTAATATAAATAAGTACTTGTAAAATTTAGTATTAAAAATCTTACACTTAATTTTTCGGTTTATTAAACAAcatttaggtttttattttaaattttcgataatttatctaaaaaaatttattactaaattttatttttatttatttataattataaaaaaaatttaaatattaagattaatttaatattttattactttttaaaataataatatcctTTTAAACTAGTTCAAACCTAACTTGAGatgaatttaaatgaaaataggaataatatttgatacattgTTGATGCATAAATCTTATACACCATACCATTAATGAATAATAACATGATAcattatcattaaattaaataaaaaaatggaggacttgtaaataaatactaataattctatttaaacataattaaacactaatcgtaactattaaagataaatattaataactctaGCATTTAGGATATTGAgttttgaatttagaatttaagttttagtgtttagagttttagcatttatttataattaattattatttaatcatgtttaaataaagttattaatatttatatataagtcCTCTactaccttttattttatttaatggtgaggtattatgtattatttatcaACAATGAATGAGATTAAATATTCTCccacaaaaataaaaaactgtGGTGGTCATGTTTATTGAATTTGCTGTCAAGAGATTGataattttctcttcttcttttttttgataaaataaataataataataactatacAAAGAAAATGAAATCACCTAAACATTTAGTGTAAGGAATAAGAAAATATTGTTTCCCTACCTACAAAGTAGCCAAAGTATTTAAGCCGGCGTCGTTGCACAATCATGAACCTCCTCTATCCAATAAGTTACTTCATTTCTTCTAAATGAGCCACTTTGTTACTCCCTCTATCCACATGCATGAAtttacaaatttcaaattttagagaatttgatttttatttttatttattttttgcatcAGCAATAATATTACTGATGGTTGAATGATCTTAGTTATTTGAGCTAAGGTTTCGAATCTCCTTTCACTATCACCTTGCGAAAACCCAATGAGAACTGCTTGGAGGCATGCCATTATCTTTAGCTGCCAAACAATCAGGTACATCCTTGAAAACTTGTACACTTGAGTGCAACACAAATGTCCCAATATCTCTAATCACTATACCTGCACTTGCTTGTTTCAAGGATTCTTTGAAACCCGcatcaaaattgatttttattaaacaGTCTTGCGGCGGTCTCTCTACTCATTGATTCTCAGTCCCGGGTAATTTCTCCTTCGAACATTCTAACTCCCTTTCATATGACTTCACCGTGGTCACAATGTGTTGCGCATCCTTCGGAACACCATCGTGAACTAACTTACTTCCCGATGACCAAATTGCCCAGATTCCAATTGATATATTCTTGCATTTTGATATATTATTGTTAGCAAATATGAGCATAAGCCAATCCTGTACCGCATAGTTTGATACTTTAGTAGGCCAGCTAATATCCAATGATCTCCACACTTCTAATGCAGTATTACACTTTGCGACCACATGAGAGACATTGCAGACAAATTGATGAATATACCAACCTCTTGGCATGGAGATTAGCCAAAGAAGGAACATAATTGTGAAAGAAATGCCAAACTGTAGGAATAGGTATTTGCCATAATTTTCTATAAAAAGGCCTATAATAATTTGCTTGAGTAGTAGTAGAGGTGTAGATATACCCCCTTGAAAAAAAAGCTTGTATCCGCTCTGCCCACTATACTCTCCGATATACATTCCCTTTTCCACACCAAGCAATCCTCAATCCAATGTCACACAATAAGCACACAAAATTCTATATGCTTCCCTTTCAATAAAGAGGTTGAGTATCCAATCCTCCCTCCACATATGAGTATGATGATCAATAAGACTAGCTATCATATTCACCTCATCTGTAACCATTGATTCTTTTATTTTGCATTTATCATTGTCCGAAAACCATGCATCATTCTAAATGGAGACAGTATGCCCTCCTCTCtagttcaaattaaaaaaagtatactTGTTACATTGGTAGCATCACCCTCCGAACTCCTTTCTAGTTCGGACCATATAGGCTTGTGTAGGAGCTCTAGCTTCAAAATGTTGTGCCACAGAATCAGCTTCTTTTCCTTAACTACCCCTTGTAACTGAGCCACCATGGGTAATTCCTTGACCTCTAGCTGCAAAAGTAGATCTCTAAGTTGCGACAAGAGCATCACTATTATTTTTTGGGCAATCCCGAACTAAATGTTATAGGGATCGGCATCGGAAGCATGCTTTTATATTTTTCCAGTATTCACTTATGTGCTTCTTCCCACAATGCTCACAATTCGGGATGCTCACAATTGGACCTATATTTCAACTAAGGAAGGATTGACACCTTTCAATCCTTTGAATTTCATTGCTCTATAATTACGCCCTCTTTTATCGAGGTTTGTTGAGTTGTAGCTATCGGTGCAGTTTGCGAAGTAGTGGGAGCACTTCTGCTATAATGCAGAGTAAATCCTCATCACTTCAACTCTCATGGTGAGGTCTATTATCTCTATTTCATCTAGCACCGACTTTATCAACATCGTGTGTAACACCCTTATGCCTTGCTCGACCcaaggaacctgatataggaatattacatttggtgccaaagtgatttttGCTAAAcactaatatatttgaacattaaaaaaaattataatttatattttagtccctactacTTGGAACATACTTGATCTTCCTAAGTACATTTCATTCTATTCAAAATATTGAAACATACCCTTTTGGCACTtagagatgtgatgagatgaatgCTCACAACATCTATTACAACTCTTCAAAATCACTGTACCTAATCTGCGCACAGAGAACAAACCATACGCTAAGCAAAAACTCAGTgttatttctataatccaaatttaaaaatatatatataatataataataggcACAAATAAATTTATAAGGACATATTAATGTCTAGTATCATATCATAACTATCATTTTgcatttattaaataatatcctaattcacacaattgctatataaatgATTATTCACATATCAACCATATTTATTCGTACAACGGCATCAGTCAAGTAGtactcaattcatgaatacatcatttcatatcatacttaattcatgagtatataacttatatatatttcatgtattgTCAACAtgtttcacattctattttcaattcactatatcacttccatttctcatatcatttcatttcaatatcaattgtaaaactttattattcatttacccctattaataaGACTCAgacttggacggatacacggatccaaccaaaacacaccagttttgcacccagtgcctcatcggataattcgaagtaatgattgacacccaatgtctcatcgaccATGCCAAAGTAAGTTGGTACCCAATACCTTATCAAATTTATCCGAAGTAatacacccagtgtctcatcgactcatagtcgaagtatccctgaactcttccaatcctatggcatgctaactatatccgactcaacccgatacagttaatagggtctCCAATTCACTTTTCAGACACAACCAATATTCAGTATTCCATTGTCacaaaattcacatttcaatactattcaataatttcatcaatcacaaattcatataatctcaattcaatatcaagATAATAATAAACAACACTCACCTTAATTACTTACCATACGcattaatttaaaatacaacaaataaaaaatttctaaattcggattatagaaatacaaaccgtaattctcgaGCTACTCCTCGTTAAtattgtcttttcctttcttaatcAAGGTCTCCGGCACAACATTAGCTacagaaattaaaacaatttaaaatcattaatacacacaatttcacattgaatatttaaatttttattcaacttttgctcacattttaatttaatccttaatcaaaactaactttattttatttaaaactaatttcatattttcattcaactcccactttagactaatttcaaccttcaaatttcaccataaaccctaattttgaaattctttcaatttagtccctattactcaaaacttatgatttattttatactttaattataatataataatattttcttaaataataagtaagtatatataattattctATGTATAATATTGTTACACATGTAATTTACTATAGCCATACAATTGtaaattttatagtttatttgcttaattagtccctttacttttctcTATTCTATTATTAAGCTTTcacacttttttcaatttaatccttatacctaattaaccttaatttaaacaaattcacCTAACTAAAGCCTAATTAACTACACTACTAAttatcgtaaatatttttaaataaatatttacgaattcgttTTTCGAAaatggagacccgaaaatacatttTCCGATACCCGTGACTATCGGGTCATTACAACGTGTGCCTCGATCTCTACCCGATTCTCACCCTCAATGGAGTGATCACTGCTGTTGATTCCTTCTTCAACAGCATTTCTCGATTCCTAAGACATTTTCAGCTATAAATCAGCTATAAATCAGCATCCAAACCTATACTCAAACTCGACCTGAccttggcatgtacctctagattcAATTTCGAGTGATTTAGTTTGAGAGTCAATTAAAGTTGTTGCTCTAGTACCACTAAACGTAATCGTTGGAAAATATcatgtttgaaaatgattttctatcacaacgaaaaaaataaaaatttgaaaattgagttagttTGTGACATTTTTAGCTATAAACTTTTTCTAAAAAGTACATGTGCTTTGTACGAGACGGATCCTAGATGTTTTCGGCTTTCAACTGCACGATCTTCTTTGCTATTCTTGTATCACAAATTGCTTCGACTTTTGACTCGAACAATCACGAATCAAACatagaaccaaaaataattttattacttttagtaggaaagtaaatctctTTCTATAGTAACTAGTAGAATTGTTATTTCCAGAAATTAGAATTTATACTAAGAAATAAATTCTGAATATTTTTGGGCAAAATAGCATTATCtcaaagttgtatatttttaacTCTACCAGTGTCATTTATTTATAGGGAGAGGTTGGAGAATCCtggttgaattagtagaatactgaataatacttatttgatagaaaaataagtCTCCTAGTTCTACTAAGAGAGAGTGACAGTTAACCATAGTTAATTATACTAAGGTTGTTACCCCTCGTACTTAttataaggggttttgggccttcCTAATCTTGTAACCCAACACTTTATGgtttaattcaactccatacatgtttttctatttctcaaaataaatattatttactaaataaattaattttttcaattaaataattttttgaaccaattctaatttcgttaaagtcatgacaactttatcgtaaagaatctataagaaaatatatatgatttcgaCATCCAAcggattcacaatgaccaattaatttaatttaatttttgaacttcaattatttacttaaataagaaatactataaaaatgtttttatctttttatataaaattaaaaaaataatataaacataataagatttaatttttaacatctcaactttattattttaactaaagacattataatttttataaatatatttattatgtaattaTAAATGTGTTATTATGTGTCATAATTATAATGAATTTAACGTAATAAGGGAAGACAAGGTTGAGGTGGGTTTGGAACCGACGATTCGGCTTAGGTCCATGGGTCCCAAGCTGTTGAGGTTGGTGCGCTGTCGTTTTGACTGTTGGTTAGTTAGGAAGGATTCATATcctcacaattcaaataataacaatcatttattattattattattattattggtattggtattaattatttaagattttaaGCTTAAAAGAGTAGCTGTTTTAAGTTGGAAGGAATATATATTGAAAGGAGAAGTATTAAGTGACTTTCTAACTACAAACTTATATAAGCATTGGTTATGAAGTCCATTTcttaatcataaaattaaaataaaagaaaattcagtTTTCAACTTTTCATTTAAGGGCGAAtccagaaaatatttttaggaggtgtcaaaattaaattataatttttacgttagTAAAATTGTAATTCCACCATTTTAATAACctatatcattataatttttaaaagattaaatcaaatttttattatttttagaaggggtcaaagtgtaattttacttttactaatataaaaatttttaaattttaaaaagacttaaatagaaaattttccatttaggggTCTAGCGACTAGCTACACCCTTGCGATGCATATACTAATTGTATGTATCACtcaattatattatataattaccttataatttatttttattttttaagactaatgattatgaaaataaaacataataatatataaattaaatcgaATAATTTTTGAGAATCATGTTTTATCACAAATCATCATAAATCAAAACCCTGTTGAATCTcacacataataaaaataaagtttactaTCATTGAATAGTAATGCAACTCCTCGGAGGTAATTTTGAGAAAAgtagattaaatttcaaaaatttaaaagtatagaaattaatttatagcatattttaaataatatatattcaacAGATCTTCACTTTTCTAGTTGATATAAAATTCAAGGATTTCAGGGTAACAATCTATGTAGGTTATGTAGCAATCCCTATTTTTTgagtataaaatttaaataagaaaacaaaacacAATTAGGAAATTAAGCTACATAATATCTAATTATGTTTGTTCAAatgatatctatttttttttaacattaaataaCAAACCTTTTCTATGatttcatgataataatttaGTACAATTTGGCTCCTTGCATGAGATCCAAACAATACTACAAACACATACGGCGGCACACCCAATGTTAAACTATGTTGCTTAAGAATCATTTCCCACTTTTGCCACTTTATTTTCACCCATCATGCCCCAAATGCTTTGTTTCAAAAGTTTGTCTATTCTAAATAAGGTAAGTCATGCGCAATGTTAAATGCAGTTGTAATTCTTTGCTTCaacaaattaattaacaataTCCTTTTATCACCTTTAATTCCTTAACTGTTTATTTCTACTccatgaatttttaattaacaaaaaCAATTATCTACTTTTTAGGGGATgacataatgtcaaatttagctcttatttttttacattttttgtcaattcggcccttaattttttttagctaaatttggccTTTAACCTCTTAAAAAGTGTCAATTTTGAcatcaactttttgaaaaatagtcaacataatattttttaacaagAATGCTAatcaaaatgttaaattttaaaacatagtAGTCTGCATAACAATTCACATGCATTCCATgctaatttttggaatttttatgaaatttttgtttttatttattttatttttataatttttgaattatttgttcacgtgacatataagacaaatgatgttatgttagcatgatgtGCACATGGACTGTCATGTGATTTGTCACGCCaacaactttaaaaattaatgttttagtcaacatttttgttaaaaaataaataaattgactcctttttgaaagattaaaggccaaatttaactcaaaaataatggtcaaattgataaaaaaaaatgtaaacattcagggctaaatttattattatgcctcAAGGAATTTACAACACCTAAATTTTTAGGGTATTACATGTATCTTTACATGATTTTGTttgctaaaaaaataatttttttataaagttaaggGCAAAAAAATCATTACACCTTTCtgttaaaatgttgaaaagtgaatgAGATTAGTTGGAAATTACTCGATAGATGAAGTTAAGCTATGGGCTCAAATTAACCTCTAAAAGATACAT
The Gossypium hirsutum isolate 1008001.06 chromosome A07, Gossypium_hirsutum_v2.1, whole genome shotgun sequence genome window above contains:
- the LOC121232103 gene encoding uncharacterized protein; this encodes MFSSSLIIQMEKSTKIMRRSIFTFLQNYHYFTLTPALLAFPYSLSLLLSQIFVPSSSLFQSIHGRLSVVFQASGFPYSSDSFTFLSSKLSQTICFSVFALPFTFSFFLLSKASVISCFRHGKSFKQPSFSWVLSLYKPLLETLICNFFLIISANATAFSVLLFGFNFLDGLGFSSPNWILLMSAFGAVLYSVLVANTILISNFALVSSGIQGSGGYLSILKVCVLIKGRTSTALTLALPLNLTMAAIEALFHYRVVRAYSNGGDFNCFSMALEAIFIAFLYSIIVVLDTVVSCFFFNSCKTNQEGKCSYGIEIAEEDDCVKLKNIEGLP